From the genome of Silurus meridionalis isolate SWU-2019-XX chromosome 12, ASM1480568v1, whole genome shotgun sequence, one region includes:
- the LOC124394306 gene encoding olfactory receptor 2AT4-like: MSSKNVTFVKDFFIVGFPGLHPNYYVFVSAIIFFIYLCILIGNGIFLLLFATNKSLHKPMYFIYISLVLSDVLFCTCTLPKIIARYWFQDGTISFAACFFQMYLVHYFGVVNSYTLALMAIDRYIAICFPFHYHIIMSNRNIVILSIVVWLFAHPSSIMMVVRAYPLPYCGANTIVHCYCDHISITRLACTDRTLYSFPAFVYAMVVLLGSLAIIVLSYSFIILAILKISSTDGWLKTFSTCSSQLIIIALFFLPRCFYYLAANIGITFNADLQIAIIMLYSLLPPMINPLLYSLKTGEVKKILLRKFKKVQSNSFNADLQIAIVLLNSMLPPMINPLIYSLKPEVESLGFNPSELVFPHIVQGQLKVLQEQWLSTVPTPQNKTILNKKVGKAVVYEALVAQQVLPEREMLPEVAAQALGAVGEWLRAAERPPSSHGLAL, encoded by the exons ATGTCAAGTAAAAACGTGACATTTGTGAAAGACTTTTTCATTGTTGGTTTTCCTGGACTTCATCCTAACTACTATGTCTTTGTAtctgcaattatttttttcatatatttgtgCATTTTGATAGGAAATgggatttttcttcttttgtttgcaACAAACAAAAGTCTTCATAAAcccatgtattttatttatattagtcTTGTGTTGTCTGATGTATTGTTCTGTACATGCACCTTACCAAAGATCATTGCTAGATACTGGTTCCAAGACGGGACCATTTCCTTTGCAGCATGTTTTTTCCAAATGTACTTAGTGCATTATTTTGGTGTGGTCAATTCCTATACACTAGCTTTAATGGCCATAGATCGATATATAGCAATCTGCTTCCCATTTCATTACCATATTATTATGTCAAACAGAAATATAGTAATTCTAAGCATAGTGGTCTGGCTTTTTGCTCATCCTAGCAGTATAATGATGGTTGTTCGGGCTTATCCCCTTCCTTACTGCGGAGCTAACACCATTGTACACTGTTATTGTGATCATATATCTATTACCAGACTTGCATGCACAGACAGGACTCTATATAGTTTTCCAGCTTTTGTTTATGCCATGGTAGTACTGCTAGGATCACTTGCCATCATTGTGCTCTCCTATTCCTTTATTATTTTAGCTATTCTAAAAATATCAAGTACTGATGGGTGGCTAAAGACTTTTTCCACATGTAGTTCTCAGCTTATAATAATTGCACTGTTCTTCTTACCaaggtgtttttattatttggctGCCAATATAGGTATTACATTTAATGCTGATTTGCAAATAGCAATCATTATGTTGTATAGCCTGCTACCTCCAATGATCAACCCTTTACTGTATAGCCTAAAAAcaggagaagtaaagaaaatcttattaagaaaatttaaaaaagtccaAA GTAATTCATTTAATGCTGATTTGCAAATAGCAATTGTTCTGCTGAATAGCATGCTACCTCCAATGATCAACCCTTTAATCTACAGTCTAAAACCAGAAGTA GAGTCACTCGGTTTTAACCCCTCTGAACTGGTGTTTCCTCACATCGTACAGGGCCAATTGAAAGTCCTACAGGAACAGTGGTTGTCCACTGTACCCACCCCGCAAAATAAAACTATCCTAAA TAAGAAGGTGGGTAAGGCTGTGGTGTATGAGGCACTAGTGGCTCAGCAGGTCTTACCTGAGCGTGAGATGCTTCCGGAGGTCGCAGCTCAAGCTCTTGGTGCTGTGGGAGAATGGTTGCGTGCTGCTGAACGCCCCCCGAGCAGCCACGGGCTTGCTCTGTAG
- the LOC124394307 gene encoding olfactory receptor 2AT4-like: MSDRNVTFVKDFFIVGFPGLHPNYYVFISAIMLLVYVFTLIGNGIFLLLFTTNKNLHKPMYFIYTSLVLSDVLFSTCTLPKIIARYWFQDGNISFGACFLQMYLVHYFGTVNAYVLALMAIDRYIAICYPFRYYTLMSNRNIVIFSLVVWIFAHLNILIMVVRAYPLPYCGSNTILHCYCDHVSITRLACTDRTPYSVPAFVYAMVVLLGSLAIILFSYFFIILAVLKISSAQGKLKVFSTCSSQLIIIALFFLPRCFYYLAANIGITFNADLQIAIIMLYSLLPPMINPVLYSLKTEEVKIILIRKFKKGQIR, encoded by the coding sequence ATGTCGGACAGAAACGTAACATTTGTGAAGGACTTTTTCATTGTTGGTTTTCCTGGACTTCATCCTAACTACTATGTCTTTATATCCGCAATTATGTTGTTAGTTTATGTTTTCACTCTGATAGGTAATggaatttttcttcttttgttcacaacaaacaaaaatcttcataaacccatgtattttatttatacaagtcTTGTGTTGTCTGATGTACTGTTCAGTACATGCACTTTACCAAAGATCATTGCAAGATATTGGTTCCAAGACGGCAACATTTCTTTTGGAGCTTGTTTTTTACAGATGTACTTAGTGCATTATTTTGGTACAGTCAATGCATATGTACTTGCATTGATGGCCATAGATCGATATATAGCTATTTGTTACCCATTCCGTTACTATACTCTAATGTCAAACAGGAATATAGTAATTTTTTCACTAGTAGTCTGGATTTTTGCTCatcttaacattttaataatggTTGTCCGGGCTTACCCCCTCCCTTACTGTGGATCCAACACCATTTTACACTGCTATTGTGATCATGTTTCTATTACCCGACTTGCATGCACAGACAGAACTCCATATAGTGTTCCAGCTTTTGTTTATGCCATGGTAGTACTGCTAGGATCTCTTGCCATTATTCTCTTCTCAtatttcttcattattttagcTGTTCTTAAAATTTCAAGTGCACAGGGGAAGCTAAAGGTGTTTTCCACATGTAGCTCTCAACTCATTATAATTGCACTGTTTTTCTTACCaaggtgtttttattatttggctGCCAATATAGGTATTACATTTAATGCTGATTTGCAAATAGCAATAATTATGTTGTATAGCCTGCTACCTCCAATGATCAACCCTGTACTGTATAGCCTAAAAACAGAAGAAGTGAAGATAATCTTAAtaagaaaatttaaaaaaggccAGATTAGATAG
- the LOC124394308 gene encoding olfactory receptor 2AT4-like yields the protein MSDRNVTFVKDFFIVGFPGLHPKYYVFISAIMLLVYVFTLIGNGIFLLLFTTNRNLHKPMYFIYTSLVLSDVLFSTCTLPKIIARYLFQDGNISFGACFLQMYLVHYFGAVNSYVLALMAIDRYIAVCYPFRYHTFMSNRNIVVSSMVIWIFAHLSIIMMVVRAYPLPYCGSNTILHCYCDHVSITRLACTDRTPYSVPAFVYAMVILLGSFAIILFSYFFIILAVLKISSEQGKLKVFSTCSSQLIIIALFFLPRCFYYLAANIGITFNADLQIAIIMLYSLLPPMINPVLYSLKTEEVKKILIRKLKKKAKLDRFLCISRKLSTLSGCVWLAWERSMLSRFSREPTAQIVLACLYERSTPGGHSLRRVPLLLVVLAC from the exons ATGTCGGACAGAAACGTGACATTTGTGAAGGACTTTTTCATTGTTGGTTTTCCTGGACTTCATCCTAAATACTATGTCTTCATTTCTGCAATTATGTTGTTAGTTTATGTTTTCACTCTGATAGGTAATggaatttttcttcttttgttcacAACTAACAGAAATCTCCATAAAcccatgtattttatttatacaagtcTTGTGTTGTCTGATGTACTGTTTAGTACATGCACTTTACCAAAGATCATTGCAAGATATTTGTTCCAAGACGGCAACATTTCTTTTGGAGCGtgttttttacaaatgtacTTAGTGCATTATTTTGGTGCAGTCAATTCATACGTACTTGCATTAATGGCCATAGATCGATATATAGCTGTTTGTTACCCATTCCGTTACCATACTTTTATGTCAAACAGGAATATAGTAGTTTCTTCAATGGTAATCTGGATTTTTGCTCATCTTAGCATTATAATGATGGTTGTTCGGGCTTACCCCCTCCCTTACTGTGGATCCAACACCATTTTACACTGCTATTGTGATCATGTTTCTATTACCCGACTTGCATGCACAGACAGGACTCCATATAGTGTTCCAGCTTTTGTTTATGCCATGGTTATACTGCTAGGATCTTTTGCCATTATTCTCTTCTCAtatttcttcattattttagcTGTCCTTAAAATATCAAGTGAACAGGGGAAGCTAAAGGTGTTTTCCACATGTAGCTCTCAACTCATTATAATTGCACTGTTTTTCTTACCaaggtgtttttattatttggctGCCAATATAGGTATTACATTTAATGCTGATTTGCAAATAGCAATCATTATGTTGTATAGCCTGCTACCTCCAATGATCAACCCTGTACTGTATAGCCTAAAAAcagaagaagtgaagaaaatcttaataagaaaattaaaaaaaaaggccaaattAGATAGATTCTTGTGTATAT CAAGAAAACTAAGCACACTCTCCGGCTGTGTGTGGCTTGcctgggagcggagcatgctaAGTCGGTTCTCGAGGGAGCCGACTGCGCAAATTGTGCTCGCATGTCTATACGAACGCTCCACTCCCGGTGGGCACTCTTTAAGGAGGGTGCCCCTGCTCCTTGTGGTTCTGGCATGCTAG
- the LOC124394311 gene encoding olfactory receptor 2AT4-like has translation MSDRNVTFVKDFFIFGFPGLHPKYYVFISSIMLLVYVFTLIGNGIFLLLFTTNRNLHKPMYFIYTSLVLSDVLFSTCTLPKIIARYLFQDGNISFGACFLQMYLVHYFGTVNSYVLALMAIDRYIAICYPFRYHTFMSNRNIVISSIVVWSFAHLSIIMMVVRAYPLPYCGSNTILHCYCDHVSITRLACTDRTSYSVPAFVYAMVVLLGSLAIILFSYFFIILAVLKISSEQGKLKVFSTCSSQLIIIALFFLPRCFYYLAANIGITFNADLQIAIIMLYSLLPPMINPLLYSLKTEEVKKILIRKLKKRPN, from the coding sequence ATGTCGGACAGAAACGTGACATTTGTGAAGGACTTTTTCATCTTTGGTTTTCCTGGACTTCATCCTAAATACTATGTCTTTATTTCTTCAATTATGTTGTTAGTTTATGTTTTCACTCTGATAGGTAATggaatttttcttcttttgttcacAACTAACAGAAATCTCCATAAAcccatgtattttatttatacaagtcTTGTGTTGTCTGATGTACTGTTCAGTACATGCACTTTACCAAAGATCATTGCAAGATATTTGTTTCAAGACGGAAACATTTCTTTTGGAGCTTGTTTTTTACAGATGTACTTAGTGCATTATTTTGGTACAGTCAATTCATATGTACTTGCATTAATGGCCATAGATCGATATATAGCTATTTGTTACCCATTCCGTTACCATACTTTTATGTCAAACAGGAATATAGTAATTTCTTCAATAGTAGTCTGGAGTTTTGCTCATCTTAGCATTATAATGATGGTTGTTCGGGCTTACCCCCTCCCTTACTGTGGATCCAACACCATTTTACACTGCTATTGTGATCATGTTTCTATTACCCGACTTGCATGCACAGACAGGACTTCATATAGTGTTCCAGCTTTTGTTTATGCCATGGTTGTACTGCTAGGATCTCTTGCCATTATTCTTTTCTCAtatttcttcattattttagcTGTCCTTAAAATATCAAGTGAACAGGGGAAGCTAAAGGTGTTTTCCACATGTAGCTCTCAACTCATTATAATTGCACTGTTCTTCTTACCaaggtgtttttattatttggctGCCAATATAGGTATTACATTTAATGCTGATTTGCAAATAGCAATCATTATGTTGTATAGCCTGCTACCTCCAATGATCAACCCTTTACTGTATAGCCTAAAAACAGAAGAAgtgaaaaaaatcttaataagaaaattaaaaaaaaggccaaatTAG
- the LOC124394313 gene encoding olfactory receptor 2AT4-like, with product MHIVGYYINCPITQLFTNVQRLFPGLHPNYYVFVSAIMFFIYLFILIGNGIFQIFFATNKSLHKPMYYIYINLVLSDVLFCTCTLPKIIARYWFQEGIISFAACFFQMYLVHYFGVVNSYTLAVMAIDRYGAICFPFHYHIFMSNRNIVILSIVVWLFAHPNSIMMVVQAYPLPYCGANTIVHCYCDHISITRLACTDSTLYSFPAFVYAMVVLLGSLAIIVLSYSFIILAILKISSTQGRLKTFSTCSSQLIIIALFFLARCFNYLAAYVCITFNADLQIAIVLLYSMLPLMINPLIYSLKTEEVKNILIRKYFKMEYALLMVPDFSRYCSNQTVK from the exons ATGCACATTGTGGGTTATTATATAAACTGCCCTATCACACAGCTCTTTACAAATGTTCAACG ACTTTTTCCTGGACTTCATCCTAACTACTATGTCTTTGTATCTGCAattatgtttttcatttatttgttcattttaataggAAATGggatttttcagattttttttgcaaCGAACAAAAGTCTCCATAAAcctatgtattatatttatataaatcttgTGTTGTCTGATGTATTGTTCTGTACATGCACCTTACCAAAGATCATTGCTAGATATTGGTTCCAAGAAGGGATCATTTCCTTTGCAGCATGTTTTTTCCAAATGTACTTAGTGCATTATTTTGGTGTGGTCAATTCCTATACACTAGCTGTAATGGCCATAGATCGATA TGGGGCAATCTGCTTCCCATTTCATTACCATATTTTTATGTCAAACAGAAATATAGTAATTCTAAGCATAGTGGTCTGGCTTTTTGCTCATCCTAACAGTATAATGATGGTTGTTCAGGCTTATCCTCTTCCTTACTGTGGAGCTAATACCATTGTACACTGTTATTGTGATCATATATCTATTACCCGACTTGCATGCACAGACAGTACTCTATATAGTTTTCCAGCTTTTGTTTATGCCATGGTAGTACTGCTAGGATCTCTTGCCATCATTGTGCTCTCCTATTCCTTTATTATTTTAGCTATTCTAAAAATATCAAGTACTCAGGGGCGGCTAAAGACTTTTTCCACATGTAGTTCTCAGCTTATAATAATTGCGCTCTTCTTCTTAGCAAGGTGTTTTAATTACTTGGCTGCTTAtgtatgtattacatttaatgcTGATTTGCAAATAGCAATTGTTTTGCTGTATAGCATGCTACCTCTAATGATCAACCCTTTAATCTACAGTCTAAAAACAGAAGAAGTTAAGAATATTTtgataagaaaatattttaaaa TGGAATACGCTTTACTCATGGTGCCTGATTTCAGCAGATACTGCAGTAATCAAACAGTTAAATGA
- the LOC124394314 gene encoding olfactory receptor 2AT4-like, translated as MSDRNMTFVKDFFIFGFPGLHPKYYVFISAIMLLVYVFTLIGNGIFLLLLTTNRNLHKPMYFIYTSLVLSDVLFSTCTLPKIIARYLFQDGNISFGACFFQMYLVHYFATVNSYVLALMAIDRYIAICYPFRYHTFMSNRNIVISSIVVWSFAHLSIIMMVVRAYPLPYCGSNTILHCYCDHVSITRLACTDRTPYSVPAFVYAIVVLLGSLAIILFSYFFIILAVFKISSAQGKLKVFSTCSSQLIIIALFFLPRCFYYLAANIGITFNADLQIAIIMLYSLLPPMINPVLYSLKTEEVKKILIRKFKKAKLDRSLCICQVSE; from the coding sequence ATGTCGGACAGAAACATGACATTTGTAAAGGACTTTTTCATTTTTGGTTTTCCTGGACTCCATCCTAAATACTATGTCTTCATTTCTGCAATTATGTTGTTAGTTTATGTTTTCACTCTGATAGGTAATggaatttttcttcttttgttaaCAACTAACAGAAATCTCCATAAAcccatgtattttatttatacaagtcTTGTGTTGTCTGATGTACTGTTCAGTACATGCACTTTACCAAAGATCATTGCAAGATATTTGTTTCAAGACGGCAACATTTCTTTTGGAGCTTGTTTTTTTCAGATGTACTTAGTACATTATTTTGCTACAGTCAATTCATATGTACTTGCATTAATGGCCATAGATCGATATATAGCTATTTGTTACCCATTCCGTTACCATACTTTTATGTCAAACAGGAATATAGTAATTTCTTCAATAGTAGTCTGGAGTTTTGCTCATCTTAGCATTATAATGATGGTTGTTCGGGCTTACCCCCTCCCTTACTGTGGATCCAACACCATTTTACACTGCTATTGTGATCATGTTTCTATTACCCGACTTGCATGCACAGACAGGACTCCATATAGTGTTCCAGCTTTTGTTTATGCCATAGTAGTACTGCTGGGATCTCTTGCCATTATTCTCTTTTCAtatttcttcattattttagcTGTCTTTAAAATATCAAGTGCACAGGGGAAGCTAAAGGTGTTTTCCACATGTAGCTCTCAACTCATTATAATTGCACTGTTTTTCTTACCaaggtgtttttattatttggctGCCAATATAGGTATTACATTTAATGCTGATTTGCAAATAGCAATTATTATGTTGTATAGCCTGCTACCTCCAATGATCAACCCTGTACTGTATAGCCTAAAAAcagaagaagtaaagaaaatctTGATAAGAAAATTTAAAAAGGCCAAATTAGATAGATCCTTATGTATATGTCAGGTCTCAGAATAA